In one Magallana gigas chromosome 9, xbMagGiga1.1, whole genome shotgun sequence genomic region, the following are encoded:
- the LOC105346611 gene encoding 5-hydroxytryptamine receptor, with the protein MNTSTTDGTQFLAEESRQRISADLFSRHLIPSLVYVVVLILIGVPGNCLVCHVYTKKWRRRRKPSTLFVLALSWFDLLNNVVSLPTELFLLTNYMSFDYPALCKSSRFVTFFMNAASSIVLIGIAIDRFIGIWCTFKTKPFSVSRAKFVVVLSIILAALTCWPSVLLYGTQTIQNGQFSLKTCLIDDDFREGENAIYPFLYGMYLLCSNVIIDIMFIVLYAMIGMRIYRRRQFGSLSPKRSWSTVITFKRRPSLCSYSSTTNMEEDSIPLNAGKGSKFCARLVRQESFSSEKSYNTLKNNKYSMNRSVDSLPAKVNGMRHENSCRTLSKINEVQNSLINSEHRKRSASLPECNVLHVGLADAKKSPRNTLLKPRSVSRQASFISSQTLPSEVCRYGRTYHTGRTTFMLFTVTLAYVLTFVPYCVIVIIRYTDKDFYDKQSDLQKNFYQLFLRSYLLSSAINPLIYSFTSQAFRKECAAISKKLFCKLKAMNV; encoded by the coding sequence ATGAACACCTCTACAACGGATGGGACGCAGTTCTTGGCAGAAGAATCAAGACAAAGAATTTCGGCCGATCTGTTCAGCCGCCATCTTATTCCGTCCTTAGTTTACGTCGTAGTCCTAATTCTTATTGGAGTCCCCGGTAATTGTCTTGTGTGTCACGTGTACACCAAAAAATGGCGGCGGAGACGAAAACCGTCGACGCTGTTTGTGCTGGCTCTCTCGTGGTTCGACTTATTAAATAACGTTGTCTCTCTTCCCACCGAGCTGTTTCTGTTGACCAACTACATGTCTTTTGATTACCCCGCCTTGTGCAAAAGCTCCAGGTTTGTGACGTTCTTCATGAATGCTGCCTCTTCCATTGTTCTCATAGGAATAGCCATTGACAGATTCATTGGAATTTGGTGTACGTTCAAAACGAAGCCTTTCAGCGTTTCGCGAGCCAAATTTGTGGTTGTGTTGTCCATAATCTTGGCTGCATTGACATGCTGGCCAAGTGTTCTGTTATACGGAACTCAGACAATTCAAAATGGCCAGTTTTCCTTAAAGACCTGTCTCATCGATGATGATTTCCGCGAGGGCGAGAATGCCATCTATCCGTTTTTATACGGCATGTATCTCTTATGTTCGAATGTGATAATCGACATAATGTTTATCGTGCTGTATGCCATGATTGGTATGAGGATATACCGCAGACGACAGTTCGGCAGTCTGAGTCCAAAACGTAGTTGGAGCACTGTGATAACCTTCAAACGGAGGCCAAGTCTCTGTTCATACTCTAGTACAACTAATATGGAGGAGGACAGCATCCCGTTAAATGCGGGGAAAGGCAGCAAATTCTGTGCTAGGTTGGTGAGGCAGGAGAGTTTCTCTAGTGAAAAGTCGTACAATACTCTGAAGAATAACAAATACAGTATGAACAGATCCGTGGACTCCTTGCCTGCTAAAGTCAATGGAATGAGACACGAAAATTCTTGCCGAACATTATCCAAAATTAACGAAGTACAGAACAGCTTGATAAACTCCGAACACCGTAAGCGGTCTGCCAGCTTGCCAGAGTGTAACGTTCTTCACGTTGGGTTAGCCGATGCTAAAAAATCCCCCAGAAACACGTTGTTGAAACCGAGGAGTGTTTCGCGCCAAGCGTCATTCATATCCTCCCAGACTCTTCCAAGTGAGGTTTGTCGGTACGGACGTACGTATCATACCGGAAGAACTACATTCATGCTTTTCACTGTGACGTTGGCGTATGTGTTAACTTTTGTACCGTACTGTGTTATTGTCATAATACGGTACACAGACAAGGATTTTTACGACAAGCAGAGCGACTTGCAGAAAAATTTCTACCAACTTTTTCTCCGGTCTTATCTCTTATCCAGTGCAATTAATCCGTTGATATACAGTTTTACTAGCCAAGCTTTCCGTAAAGAATGTGCAGCTATTTCGAAAAAGTTGTTTTGCAAGTTGAAAGCTATGAATGTATGA